The Pseudomonas parafulva genome window below encodes:
- a CDS encoding RodZ domain-containing protein translates to MNAAHPESAAALEQHPGDVLRQAREHRNWSQAEVARRLNLTVTSLNYLETGAFDKLPGHTFARGYIRAYAKLMDMDQAPLVEAFDRVTGTHAKGSEVHSLGRIEEPVRLSHNILRGVSLLLLVVVVGGGFFWWQDQSGQHGKDLSKIALEHVEVESADGTTQIHTLDEPEDQAVSAGQQPESAPLPLGQDTAAQGEDETAAQAPEQSASAVAPTAPVAQNPAQPHAPAATTTTAPSTTPAAPAASEPAAPIAGEGKVAIQFVADCWTQVTDGNGKVLFSAIKRKGDSLELAGKPPFAVRLGFARGAQVSYNGQPVDVAPFTSGETARLKLGQ, encoded by the coding sequence ATGAACGCCGCGCACCCCGAATCAGCAGCAGCGCTTGAGCAGCATCCCGGTGACGTCCTGCGCCAGGCGCGCGAGCACCGGAACTGGTCGCAAGCCGAGGTCGCCCGTAGGCTGAACCTGACCGTCACCTCGCTGAATTACCTGGAAACCGGTGCCTTCGACAAGCTTCCCGGGCATACCTTCGCCCGCGGCTACATTCGCGCCTACGCCAAACTCATGGACATGGATCAGGCCCCGTTGGTCGAGGCCTTTGATCGTGTGACCGGCACCCATGCCAAAGGCAGCGAAGTGCATTCGCTGGGTCGTATCGAGGAGCCGGTACGCTTGTCGCACAACATTCTGCGCGGCGTCAGCCTGCTGCTGCTGGTGGTGGTAGTCGGCGGTGGCTTCTTCTGGTGGCAGGACCAGAGCGGCCAGCATGGCAAGGACCTGAGCAAGATCGCCCTGGAGCATGTCGAGGTCGAAAGCGCCGACGGCACCACCCAGATCCACACCCTCGATGAGCCCGAAGACCAGGCCGTGAGCGCTGGCCAGCAGCCCGAAAGCGCGCCGCTGCCGCTGGGGCAGGACACGGCAGCGCAGGGCGAAGACGAAACCGCCGCCCAGGCACCTGAACAGTCCGCGTCCGCGGTCGCGCCCACTGCGCCGGTTGCGCAGAACCCAGCCCAGCCGCATGCGCCGGCTGCCACGACCACCACCGCGCCTTCGACCACCCCTGCTGCGCCCGCTGCCAGCGAGCCTGCCGCGCCGATCGCAGGGGAGGGCAAGGTTGCCATCCAGTTCGTCGCCGACTGCTGGACCCAGGTCACCGACGGAAATGGCAAGGTGCTATTTAGCGCCATCAAGCGCAAGGGCGATAGCCTCGAACTGGCAGGCAAGCCGCCGTTCGCCGTGCGCCTGGGCTTTGCCCGTGGCGCCCAGGTCAGCTACAACGGCCAGCCCGTCGATGTCGCCCCGTTCACCAGTGGCGAGACCGCTCGCCTGAAGTTGGGACAGTAA
- a CDS encoding tetratricopeptide repeat protein, giving the protein MSSTDDEGLVAAKDWWNRNGKPLLTGALLAAAVVMGWQAWHKYQNNQSQGASMVYQALIETALSADGKPDATKVAELSGKLKSEYGGTAYAQYGSLFVAKVAVESGKLDDAAAELKGVVDKPADATLGELARQRLARVLAAQNKAEEALKLLDGNAEKAYQASREELKGDLLVQLGRTDDAHGAYEKAKAALSDDAAIGGLQLKLDDLAKGDA; this is encoded by the coding sequence GTGTCGAGTACCGATGATGAAGGCCTGGTCGCAGCCAAGGACTGGTGGAACCGCAACGGCAAGCCGCTGCTGACCGGTGCTTTGCTCGCCGCGGCGGTGGTGATGGGCTGGCAGGCCTGGCACAAGTACCAGAACAACCAGTCGCAGGGCGCTTCGATGGTCTATCAGGCGTTGATCGAAACGGCCTTGTCGGCTGACGGCAAGCCGGATGCGACCAAGGTGGCCGAGTTGTCCGGCAAGCTCAAGAGCGAGTACGGCGGCACCGCTTACGCCCAGTACGGCAGCCTGTTCGTGGCGAAAGTGGCCGTGGAGAGCGGCAAGCTCGACGACGCTGCCGCAGAACTCAAGGGCGTGGTGGATAAACCCGCCGACGCGACCCTGGGCGAGCTCGCCCGTCAGCGTCTGGCGCGCGTGCTCGCGGCGCAGAACAAAGCCGAAGAGGCACTCAAGTTGCTCGACGGCAACGCCGAGAAGGCCTACCAGGCCAGTCGCGAGGAGCTCAAAGGCGATCTGCTGGTGCAATTGGGCCGTACCGACGATGCCCATGGTGCCTACGAAAAAGCCAAGGCCGCGCTGTCTGACGACGCCGCGATCGGTGGTTTGCAACTGAAGCTCGATGACCTGGCCAAAGGGGACGCGTGA
- the ispG gene encoding flavodoxin-dependent (E)-4-hydroxy-3-methylbut-2-enyl-diphosphate synthase, protein MHGESPIKRRESRKIWVGNVPVGGDAPIAVQSMTNTDTNDVAATVAQIQRLVDAGVDIVRVSVPDMDAAEAFGKIKQQVSVPLVADIHFDYKIALRVAELGVDCLRINPGNIGREDRVRAVVDAARDRGIPIRIGVNAGSLEKDLQKKYGEPTPAALVESALRHVEHLDRLDFHDFKVSVKASDVFMAVEAYRLLAKQIVQPLHLGITEAGGLRSGTVKSAVGLGMLLAEGIGDTIRISLAADPVEEVKVGYDILKSLHLRSRGINFIACPSCSRQNFDVVKTMNELEGRLEDLLVPLDVAVIGCVVNGPGEAKESHVGLTGGTPNLVYIDGKPAQKLTNDNLVDELEKLIRQKAAEKVEADAALIARG, encoded by the coding sequence ATGCACGGTGAATCCCCGATCAAACGTCGCGAATCCCGCAAAATCTGGGTCGGCAATGTGCCGGTGGGCGGCGATGCTCCCATCGCGGTACAGAGCATGACCAACACCGACACCAACGATGTGGCCGCCACCGTGGCGCAGATCCAGCGTTTGGTAGATGCCGGTGTCGATATCGTCCGCGTGTCGGTGCCCGACATGGACGCCGCCGAAGCCTTCGGCAAGATCAAGCAGCAGGTCAGCGTCCCGCTGGTCGCCGATATCCACTTCGACTACAAGATCGCGCTGCGCGTCGCCGAGCTCGGCGTCGACTGCCTGCGCATCAACCCGGGCAACATCGGCCGTGAAGACCGAGTGCGCGCGGTGGTCGATGCTGCTCGCGATCGTGGTATTCCGATCCGCATCGGCGTCAACGCCGGCTCCCTGGAAAAAGACCTGCAGAAGAAGTACGGCGAGCCGACCCCAGCCGCGCTGGTCGAGTCGGCGCTGCGCCATGTCGAGCACCTCGACCGCCTGGATTTCCATGACTTCAAGGTCAGCGTGAAGGCCTCCGACGTGTTCATGGCCGTCGAAGCCTATCGCCTGCTGGCCAAGCAGATCGTGCAGCCCCTGCACCTGGGCATCACCGAAGCGGGAGGACTGCGTTCCGGAACGGTGAAATCCGCCGTCGGCCTCGGTATGCTGCTCGCCGAAGGCATCGGCGATACCATCCGCATTTCGCTGGCGGCCGATCCGGTCGAGGAAGTGAAGGTCGGCTACGACATTCTGAAGTCGCTGCACCTGCGCTCGCGTGGCATTAACTTCATCGCCTGCCCGAGCTGCTCGCGGCAGAATTTCGATGTGGTCAAGACCATGAACGAGTTGGAAGGGCGCCTGGAAGACCTGCTGGTGCCGCTGGACGTCGCGGTGATCGGCTGTGTGGTCAACGGACCGGGCGAAGCCAAGGAATCCCATGTCGGCCTGACCGGTGGCACGCCCAACCTGGTGTACATCGATGGCAAGCCGGCACAGAAGCTGACCAACGACAACCTGGTCGATGAGCTGGAAAAGCTCATCCGCCAGAAAGCGGCCGAAAAGGTCGAGGCCGACGCGGCGCTGATCGCCCGCGGCTGA
- the hisS gene encoding histidine--tRNA ligase encodes MSKSLQAIRGMNDILPEQSPLWRYFEGAVASLLDTYGYSQIRTPIVEFTELFKRSIGEVTDIVEKEMYTFQDNKDSLTLRPEGTAACVRAVLEHGIIGNGQVQKLWYVGPMFRHERPQLGRYRQFHQIGVEVFNLAGPDIDAELIMLTWRLWARLGIQDAVTLELNSLGTSEARGRYREALVEFLSERLDQLDEDSQRRLKSNPLRILDSKHEGTQAALVGAPKLEDYLDEESRVHFEGVKARLDAAGIPFVINTKLVRGLDYYSKTVFEWVTDKLGAQGTVCAGGRYDGLVEQMGGKPTAGVGFAMGIERLLLLIETLGQVPESIARTLDVYLCAFGEQAELAGLALSEQLRDRLPALRLAVNAGGGNFKNQFKKADRSGALFALILGDDELAQQVVGFKPLRGQGEQQNIAWDALAEHLQAALAQA; translated from the coding sequence GTGAGCAAATCGCTGCAAGCCATTCGTGGCATGAACGACATCCTGCCCGAGCAATCGCCGCTGTGGCGCTACTTCGAAGGCGCCGTGGCCAGCTTGCTGGACACCTACGGCTACAGCCAGATCCGCACGCCGATCGTCGAGTTCACCGAACTGTTCAAGCGTTCGATCGGTGAAGTCACCGATATCGTCGAAAAGGAAATGTATACCTTCCAGGACAACAAGGACTCGCTGACCTTGCGTCCCGAAGGCACCGCCGCGTGCGTGCGTGCAGTGCTCGAGCACGGCATCATCGGCAACGGCCAAGTTCAGAAACTCTGGTATGTCGGGCCCATGTTCCGCCACGAGCGCCCGCAACTGGGGCGCTATCGCCAGTTCCACCAGATCGGCGTCGAGGTGTTCAACCTGGCCGGTCCCGACATCGATGCCGAGCTGATCATGCTGACCTGGCGCCTGTGGGCGCGCCTGGGCATTCAGGATGCCGTCACCCTCGAACTCAACAGCCTGGGCACCAGCGAAGCGCGCGGGCGCTATCGCGAGGCACTGGTCGAGTTCCTCTCCGAGCGCCTCGACCAGCTGGACGAAGACAGCCAGCGCCGCCTCAAGAGCAATCCGCTGCGTATCCTCGACAGCAAGCACGAGGGCACCCAGGCCGCGCTGGTCGGTGCGCCGAAGCTGGAGGATTACCTGGACGAAGAGTCGCGCGTGCATTTCGAAGGCGTGAAGGCGCGCCTGGACGCCGCCGGTATCCCATTCGTGATCAACACCAAGCTGGTGCGTGGCCTGGATTACTACAGCAAGACCGTCTTCGAGTGGGTCACCGACAAGCTCGGCGCCCAGGGCACGGTCTGCGCGGGTGGCCGTTACGATGGCCTGGTCGAGCAGATGGGCGGCAAGCCTACCGCTGGCGTGGGTTTCGCCATGGGCATCGAACGCCTGCTGCTGCTGATCGAAACCCTGGGTCAGGTGCCCGAGTCGATTGCGCGCACGCTGGACGTCTACCTGTGCGCCTTCGGCGAGCAGGCCGAGCTGGCGGGGCTGGCGCTCAGCGAGCAACTGCGCGACCGCTTGCCGGCGCTGCGCCTTGCCGTCAACGCCGGCGGTGGCAATTTCAAGAACCAGTTCAAGAAGGCCGACCGCAGCGGGGCGCTGTTCGCCCTGATCCTGGGGGACGACGAATTGGCGCAACAAGTGGTAGGTTTCAAACCCCTGCGTGGCCAGGGCGAACAACAGAACATTGCCTGGGATGCTCTGGCCGAGCACCTGCAAGCTGCTCTCGCGCAGGCGTGA